The proteins below are encoded in one region of Thermococcus peptonophilus:
- a CDS encoding ribonuclease Z, which translates to MLEVFFLGTGGIMPTRERNVPAIALRYRGGIILFDAGEGTIRQMNTAKLSPMKVDKIFITHFHGDHYLGIPALIQTMNLWDRRKPLHIYGPKYTFQFVQNLLNSGFFRPGFDIHVHELGETRLKFGDYEVWSFKVEHGIPALGYVFKEKDRRGKFLKEKLREYGLEEGPILGKLEREGKIQWNGRIIRLEDVTGPRRKGLKVVYTGDTEPCERVKLFSERADLLIHEATYLNPGDRGESYHSTVEEACDTARRAKVKLLALFHRAFRYSYEDYVKEALKICESLGVSAVVPKDFDVITFKSGTWELRNLLEERG; encoded by the coding sequence TTACAGGGGCGGGATAATACTCTTCGACGCTGGAGAAGGCACGATAAGACAGATGAACACGGCGAAGCTCAGTCCGATGAAAGTGGACAAGATTTTTATCACCCACTTTCATGGAGATCACTACCTTGGAATTCCCGCGCTGATCCAGACCATGAACCTATGGGACAGGCGGAAGCCGCTCCATATCTACGGGCCTAAGTACACCTTCCAGTTTGTCCAGAACCTTCTGAACAGCGGCTTTTTCAGGCCGGGCTTTGATATCCACGTCCACGAGCTTGGGGAGACGAGGCTGAAGTTCGGAGACTATGAGGTGTGGAGCTTCAAGGTCGAGCACGGCATCCCTGCCCTCGGATACGTCTTCAAGGAGAAAGACAGAAGGGGGAAGTTCTTGAAGGAGAAACTGAGGGAGTACGGGCTTGAAGAGGGGCCGATACTTGGGAAGCTTGAGAGAGAGGGTAAAATCCAATGGAACGGCCGGATAATCCGGCTTGAAGACGTTACAGGCCCAAGAAGGAAAGGTTTAAAGGTCGTTTACACTGGGGACACAGAGCCATGCGAGAGGGTGAAACTCTTCTCAGAGCGGGCTGACCTCCTTATCCATGAGGCGACTTATCTGAATCCTGGAGACAGGGGTGAGAGCTACCACTCTACCGTTGAGGAGGCCTGCGACACGGCAAGGAGAGCTAAGGTGAAGCTACTTGCACTATTCCACAGGGCCTTCCGCTACAGTTATGAAGACTACGTCAAAGAAGCCCTCAAAATATGCGAAAGCCTCGGGGTTAGCGCTGTGGTTCCGAAGGACTTCGACGTAATAACCTTCAAATCGGGCACGTGGGAGCTTAGAAACCTTCTGGAGGAGAGAGGATGA
- a CDS encoding KH domain-containing protein has product MKERLEKMLNVEIIRIEEAGDKIVVYVPADKVRIAVGSGGAAVKAAELVIGKKIEVKPAE; this is encoded by the coding sequence ATGAAGGAGAGGCTTGAGAAGATGCTCAACGTTGAGATAATCAGAATCGAAGAGGCCGGCGACAAGATAGTTGTCTATGTTCCCGCTGATAAGGTCAGGATTGCCGTCGGGAGCGGCGGTGCCGCTGTAAAGGCCGCCGAGCTCGTCATCGGCAAGAAGATCGAGGTCAAGCCTGCAGAGTGA
- the pgiA gene encoding glucose-6-phosphate isomerase: protein MEYKRPIGLDIDLETGVIPGAKKLVRRLSDLKGYFLDEEAYNELLKEDPVVYEVYAIEQEEKEGDLNFATTVLYPGKVGKEFFFTKGHFHAKADRAEIYYGIKGKGGMLLQTPEGEAEWIPMGPGTVVYVPPYWAHRTVNTGNEPFIFLAIYPSDAGHDYGSIKEKGFSKIVIEEDGEVKVVDNPRWKE from the coding sequence ATGGAGTACAAGCGTCCTATTGGCCTTGATATTGACCTTGAGACTGGGGTAATTCCCGGCGCTAAAAAGCTCGTCAGGAGGCTCAGCGACCTCAAGGGCTACTTCCTCGATGAAGAAGCCTACAATGAGCTCCTCAAGGAAGACCCAGTTGTCTATGAGGTCTACGCAATCGAGCAGGAGGAGAAGGAGGGTGATCTGAACTTCGCCACCACCGTCCTCTACCCAGGTAAGGTCGGGAAGGAGTTCTTCTTTACCAAGGGCCACTTCCACGCGAAGGCTGACAGGGCTGAGATATACTACGGCATCAAGGGAAAGGGTGGAATGCTTCTCCAGACTCCAGAGGGAGAAGCAGAGTGGATTCCAATGGGGCCCGGAACCGTGGTCTACGTCCCGCCCTACTGGGCACACAGGACGGTGAACACTGGAAACGAGCCGTTCATCTTCCTTGCGATATACCCGTCCGACGCCGGCCATGACTACGGCTCTATTAAGGAGAAGGGCTTCTCGAAGATAGTCATTGAGGAAGACGGGGAAGTCAAGGTCGTCGACAACCCGCGCTGGAAGGAGTAG
- a CDS encoding TraB domain-containing protein → MNYLRYVKIIGTMHVSPKSRDEVFRTILAERPHAVAVELDRTRFIGMQQKIEMTLSDSLRLGRKGMINYVLARVEEKLGETFGMAPGEEMKAAIEAARAIGVPLYLIDEDIGLILAKISRAPAREKFLMGLESLGVFLPIKAADIGDPFEEYRWMMLEFRRRYPYLYRVLVEERNEVMARNLMMIVDSLLAGGVKRPKVVAVVGLGHKPGIERILNRGKS, encoded by the coding sequence ATGAACTATCTGCGCTACGTTAAAATAATAGGGACGATGCACGTTTCACCAAAGAGCAGGGACGAGGTTTTCAGGACGATATTAGCGGAAAGACCGCACGCCGTTGCCGTCGAGCTTGACCGGACACGGTTTATCGGAATGCAGCAGAAAATCGAAATGACCCTTTCTGACTCCCTCAGACTAGGAAGAAAGGGCATGATAAACTACGTCCTTGCCAGGGTCGAGGAGAAGCTCGGCGAGACCTTTGGAATGGCTCCGGGCGAGGAGATGAAGGCAGCTATAGAGGCCGCCCGAGCCATCGGGGTACCTCTCTACCTCATAGACGAGGACATAGGCCTTATTCTCGCCAAGATATCCCGTGCACCGGCGAGGGAGAAGTTCCTCATGGGGCTGGAATCCCTGGGGGTTTTCCTTCCCATCAAGGCGGCTGACATCGGCGACCCTTTTGAGGAATACCGGTGGATGATGCTGGAGTTCAGGAGGAGGTATCCATACCTCTACCGCGTCCTAGTGGAGGAGCGGAACGAGGTGATGGCCAGAAACCTTATGATGATCGTCGATTCACTGCTCGCTGGGGGAGTAAAACGTCCGAAGGTTGTGGCGGTGGTGGGTCTAGGACACAAGCCCGGGATAGAACGCATTCTGAACAGGGGAAAGTCTTAA